The Bradyrhizobium sp. WBAH42 genome includes a window with the following:
- a CDS encoding zinc-binding dehydrogenase, producing MDIKTAKAAILVESGKPLIVDEFDLPDRLEHGQVLAHVHTSSICGAQINEIDAVKGVDKFLPHLLGHEALATIVETGPGVVSCQQGDTVVMHWRPGKGIQSNTPVYAWRGKRLNAGWVTTFNEYAVVSENRVTPVPDTIDRTSAPLLGCAVTTALGVVNNDAQIAIGEAVVVFGVGGVGLNIVQFAAMVGAWPVIAIDRLDNKLAMAKDFGATHLINSETVKDVAAEVRSITGADGPDKVVETTGVKNLIELAYEITAKKGRCILVGVPREKAEIYTLPLHFEKVLKGSEGGQCQPARDIPRLVRLSDAGKVSYRGIVTHEFALDDINAALDLMRSGTSGRILLNIS from the coding sequence CGATCTGCCTGACAGGCTCGAGCACGGTCAGGTGCTCGCCCATGTGCACACGTCGAGCATTTGCGGCGCACAGATCAACGAGATCGACGCCGTCAAAGGCGTCGACAAGTTCCTGCCGCACCTGTTGGGGCACGAGGCGCTGGCGACCATCGTCGAAACCGGGCCTGGCGTCGTCTCCTGCCAGCAGGGCGACACCGTCGTCATGCATTGGCGCCCGGGCAAGGGCATCCAGTCCAACACGCCGGTCTATGCCTGGCGCGGCAAGCGCCTCAACGCCGGCTGGGTCACCACCTTCAACGAATACGCCGTGGTGTCGGAAAACCGCGTCACCCCCGTTCCTGATACGATCGATCGCACCAGCGCGCCGCTGCTCGGCTGCGCGGTGACGACCGCGCTCGGCGTCGTCAACAACGATGCGCAGATCGCGATCGGCGAAGCCGTCGTCGTGTTCGGCGTCGGCGGGGTCGGCTTGAACATCGTGCAATTCGCCGCGATGGTCGGCGCCTGGCCGGTCATTGCGATCGACCGCCTCGACAACAAGCTGGCCATGGCGAAGGATTTCGGCGCCACCCACCTCATCAATTCCGAGACCGTGAAGGATGTGGCCGCCGAGGTCCGGTCCATCACGGGGGCCGACGGACCCGACAAGGTCGTCGAGACCACCGGCGTCAAGAACCTGATTGAGCTCGCCTACGAGATCACCGCCAAGAAAGGCCGCTGCATCCTCGTCGGCGTGCCCCGCGAGAAGGCCGAGATCTATACCCTGCCGTTGCACTTCGAGAAGGTGCTGAAGGGCTCGGAAGGCGGGCAATGCCAGCCTGCGCGCGATATCCCGCGCCTGGTGCGTCTCAGCGACGCCGGCAAGGTGAGCTACCGCGGCATCGTGACCCACGAATTCGCGCTCGACGACATCAATGCCGCCCTGGATCTGATGCGCAGCGGCACGTCGGGACGGATCCTCCTGAACATCAGCTGA
- a CDS encoding LysR family transcriptional regulator: MLDLTLLRNFVVVARTGSISLAASQIGRTQSALSMQMQRLEQTITQPLFHRSGSGMRLTAAGEKLLAHAETLLAQHDEILADMSGASLKGTLSLGCPEDYSIAFLPALLKGFCALHPHVELRMVCAPTSELRPMLVRRQIDMALVSLSDAGAREVIREERFVWVANEAEPKILTQDVLPLALAAPMSLDYRAACAAMDAVNRRYRVAYASNSLAGLIAIARSGHAISVLTRTAVPFDLHVVSAGLPLLPTIGIALEFSEARPSLLATTLAEHVRTVLPGLKTKAEID, translated from the coding sequence ATGCTGGATCTCACGCTTCTGAGGAATTTCGTCGTCGTGGCCCGCACCGGCTCGATCAGCCTGGCGGCCTCGCAGATTGGCCGGACACAGTCCGCGCTCAGCATGCAGATGCAACGGCTGGAACAGACGATCACGCAGCCGCTGTTTCACCGCAGCGGATCCGGCATGAGGCTGACCGCGGCCGGCGAGAAACTGCTCGCCCACGCCGAGACGCTGCTGGCGCAGCACGACGAGATTCTCGCCGACATGAGCGGCGCGAGTCTCAAGGGGACGCTGAGCCTCGGCTGCCCGGAGGACTATTCGATCGCTTTCCTGCCGGCGCTGCTGAAGGGGTTCTGCGCGCTGCATCCCCATGTCGAGCTGCGCATGGTCTGCGCACCGACCTCCGAGCTGCGCCCGATGCTGGTGCGGCGCCAGATCGACATGGCGCTGGTCTCGCTGTCCGATGCCGGAGCGCGCGAGGTGATCCGCGAGGAGCGCTTCGTCTGGGTCGCGAACGAGGCCGAACCGAAAATACTGACGCAGGATGTGCTGCCGCTGGCGCTGGCGGCGCCGATGAGCCTGGACTACCGGGCCGCCTGCGCCGCGATGGACGCGGTCAATCGGCGCTACAGGGTCGCCTACGCGAGCAACAGCCTCGCCGGCCTGATCGCGATCGCGCGGTCCGGTCATGCGATCAGCGTCCTGACACGAACCGCCGTTCCGTTCGATCTTCACGTCGTCTCGGCCGGACTGCCCCTGCTTCCGACCATCGGCATCGCGCTCGAATTCTCGGAGGCGAGGCCCTCGCTGTTGGCGACGACGCTGGCCGAGCACGTCCGCACCGTGTTGCCCGGACTGAAGACCAAGGCGGAGATCGATTAG
- a CDS encoding aspartate aminotransferase family protein — translation MTLNADPDFWASANTHLTRYGPSFEPVIIERAAGSFVYDADGRAILDFTSGQMSAVLGHTHPDIVATVARQMGAVAHLFSGMLSRPVVTLAERLAALAPGLDRVQLLTTGAEANEAAIRMAKLVTGRHEIVAFAQSWHGMTGAAASATYSAGRRGYGPAAVGSFVIPAPNAYRPRFRNVDGSNDWQTELDDAFALIDSQSTGNLAAFIAEPILSSGGILEPPLGYLAALKQKCQQRGMLLILDEAQTGIGRTGHMFAFERDGVVPDILTLSKTLGAGLPLAAVMTTKAIEQTAFERGFLFYTTHVSDPLPAAIGVTVLDVVARDGLVAQATARGNRLRDGLLSLQQKFECIGDVRGRGLLLGLEIVVDRQSKTPGFELGARIMEETMRRGLSMNIVKLPSMGGVFRIAPPLTVSEAEIDRGLEIMSEAIQAAATTH, via the coding sequence ATGACCTTGAATGCCGATCCCGATTTCTGGGCGTCCGCCAACACGCATCTGACCCGCTATGGGCCGAGTTTCGAACCCGTCATCATCGAGCGTGCGGCCGGCAGTTTCGTCTACGACGCCGACGGACGCGCCATCCTCGACTTCACCTCGGGTCAGATGAGCGCCGTGCTGGGGCACACGCATCCCGACATCGTCGCCACTGTCGCACGGCAAATGGGGGCGGTCGCTCATCTCTTCAGCGGCATGCTCTCGCGTCCGGTGGTGACGCTGGCCGAGCGTCTCGCTGCGCTTGCGCCCGGTCTCGACCGCGTGCAGCTGCTGACGACAGGCGCGGAAGCCAATGAAGCGGCGATCCGGATGGCCAAGCTCGTCACCGGCAGGCACGAAATCGTCGCCTTCGCGCAAAGCTGGCACGGCATGACCGGCGCGGCGGCGTCGGCGACCTACAGCGCGGGCCGGCGCGGTTATGGGCCGGCCGCGGTCGGATCGTTCGTCATTCCCGCGCCGAACGCCTATCGGCCGCGCTTCAGGAACGTCGACGGCAGCAACGACTGGCAGACCGAGCTGGACGATGCGTTCGCACTGATCGACAGCCAGTCGACCGGTAATCTGGCGGCCTTCATCGCCGAGCCGATCCTCTCCAGCGGCGGCATTCTGGAACCGCCGCTCGGCTATCTCGCGGCCTTGAAGCAAAAATGCCAGCAGCGCGGCATGCTGCTGATCCTCGACGAAGCTCAGACCGGAATCGGCCGCACCGGGCACATGTTTGCCTTCGAGCGTGACGGCGTGGTGCCTGATATTCTCACGCTGTCGAAGACGCTCGGCGCCGGTCTGCCGCTCGCCGCCGTCATGACGACAAAGGCCATCGAGCAGACCGCGTTCGAGCGCGGCTTCCTGTTCTACACCACGCATGTCTCCGATCCCTTGCCCGCCGCGATCGGCGTCACGGTGCTCGACGTGGTCGCGCGCGACGGGTTGGTGGCGCAGGCAACCGCCAGGGGCAACAGGCTCCGGGATGGATTGCTGTCGCTGCAGCAAAAGTTCGAATGCATCGGTGACGTCAGGGGCCGCGGGCTTCTGCTCGGTCTCGAAATCGTCGTCGACCGGCAGTCTAAGACGCCGGGGTTTGAACTCGGCGCGCGGATCATGGAGGAGACCATGCGTCGCGGTCTCAGCATGAACATCGTCAAGTTGCCCAGCATGGGCGGCGTATTCCGCATCGCGCCGCCGCTCACGGTGTCCGAGGCCGAAATCGATCGCGGTCTCGAGATCATGTCGGAGGCGATCCAGGCTGCTGCGACGACGCACTGA
- a CDS encoding gamma-glutamyltransferase family protein, with the protein MQIAKTYGRPTLFSRHGMVAAAHPLAAQAGARILMQGGNAFDAAVATAAALNVVEPFMSGLAGFGLATIWVAIEQRIRVLDFAPPVPASFPVGRYTSRFELERGPQAASTPGNLAGWCELLSRYGRKSLPDVFAPAITLARDGFALSDFGVDEINEQVPLLEPWPELHAALVRNYLPDGMPVKLGSIVAQPDLAQTLAEISELGPEYLYGGKLGRRIVDYLATLGGSLTLDDVIAVKPHWFDPLTVSYRGLELHVPAQQCGGFQFALTLKILEGFDLGRLPKDGADHLDTVYRAIRLAAGERIAHGNLGPDQAAGAMSDATIARLRQRVSDGRPITGPTEQWMPQDRADPGHTTSFSIADAEGNLVCMTQSLGSPFGSGVVVPGTGVCLNNHLHWADVQPGSPNLARPGDALPVTMAPSIATRGSRPVLALGTPGSYGIPQTQAQAYVQHIEFGLPLQQAIEAPRSRLWDGRFIQAENRIAPETIAELKRRGHEIEILDTGWTMLCGGMQAVALDPVTGVMTGAADPRRDGYVIGL; encoded by the coding sequence ATGCAGATCGCCAAGACATATGGGCGTCCGACGCTGTTCTCGCGGCACGGCATGGTCGCCGCCGCGCATCCGCTCGCGGCACAGGCCGGTGCACGAATCCTGATGCAGGGCGGCAATGCGTTCGATGCGGCCGTCGCCACGGCGGCCGCCCTCAACGTGGTCGAGCCGTTCATGTCGGGGCTTGCCGGGTTTGGACTGGCCACGATCTGGGTGGCGATCGAGCAGCGCATTCGCGTGCTCGACTTCGCTCCGCCGGTGCCCGCAAGCTTCCCGGTCGGCAGATACACCAGCAGATTCGAGCTCGAGCGCGGTCCGCAGGCGGCCTCGACGCCCGGCAATCTCGCGGGCTGGTGCGAGCTGCTCTCGCGCTATGGACGCAAATCGCTTCCAGACGTCTTTGCGCCGGCGATCACGCTGGCGCGTGACGGCTTTGCGCTCTCGGACTTCGGTGTTGATGAGATCAACGAGCAGGTGCCGCTGCTCGAACCCTGGCCGGAGCTGCACGCCGCCCTGGTCAGGAACTATCTCCCGGATGGAATGCCGGTGAAGCTTGGCAGCATCGTCGCGCAGCCTGATCTCGCGCAGACTCTTGCCGAGATCTCCGAATTGGGGCCCGAGTATCTGTATGGCGGCAAGCTCGGCCGGCGGATCGTGGACTATCTCGCCACGCTCGGCGGCAGCCTGACGCTGGACGATGTCATCGCCGTCAAGCCGCATTGGTTCGATCCCCTGACCGTGTCCTATCGCGGGCTCGAGCTTCACGTCCCGGCGCAGCAATGCGGCGGCTTCCAGTTCGCCCTGACCCTCAAGATCCTTGAAGGCTTTGACCTCGGGCGTCTGCCGAAGGACGGCGCCGATCATCTCGATACGGTCTATCGCGCGATCCGCCTCGCCGCCGGCGAGCGCATCGCCCACGGCAATCTGGGACCGGATCAAGCCGCTGGAGCAATGTCCGACGCGACGATCGCGCGGCTTCGCCAGCGTGTGAGCGACGGCCGGCCGATCACGGGCCCGACAGAGCAATGGATGCCGCAGGATCGTGCCGATCCCGGTCACACCACCTCGTTCTCGATCGCCGACGCCGAAGGCAATCTGGTCTGCATGACGCAAAGTCTCGGCAGCCCGTTCGGCAGCGGCGTCGTGGTGCCGGGGACCGGCGTTTGCCTCAACAATCATCTGCATTGGGCCGACGTGCAGCCGGGAAGCCCGAACCTCGCCAGGCCGGGCGACGCGTTGCCGGTGACGATGGCACCGTCGATTGCGACGCGCGGCAGCCGTCCGGTGCTTGCGCTGGGGACGCCCGGCAGCTACGGCATCCCGCAAACCCAGGCCCAGGCTTATGTGCAGCACATCGAGTTCGGCCTTCCGCTGCAGCAAGCGATCGAGGCGCCGCGTTCACGGCTGTGGGACGGCCGCTTCATTCAGGCAGAGAACCGCATCGCGCCGGAGACCATCGCCGAACTGAAGCGCCGCGGCCACGAGATCGAGATTTTGGACACCGGATGGACCATGCTCTGCGGAGGCATGCAGGCCGTCGCGCTCGATCCGGTGACCGGCGTGATGACGGGTGCCGCCGATCCGAGGCGGGACGGGTATGTCATCGGCTTGTGA
- a CDS encoding GumC family protein: MAFGSRPSPRSIAPTEQAASWEAPRAAKAKPDGAAPDLTKGSLTVSGTLSFLRENGRRILTLALALFALGVVALMILPVRYAATALVVLDPRELRVTSDQDVLPGIGQDAAALQSQIEIAKSDGFLRPLIEQLKIADDEDVAGGYTDMTRLLEKFRNRLEITRRGLTYVIAISFTSNRPDRAAYYANAIAEAFVASQGRVRTEATDEAAGWLQDRLKTLSERLRASEDAVAAFRLEHNIVNAGKESTTQQLRVTDLTQQVSAARARTEEAKARYEQVQRDVKANVEGPVKQDLLSMLRAQRSALNDQIAQKKAVYGDRHPDLAISYSQLADINRQIEIERKKNIDTAKSEYEAQLEQQNALEKQLKAVETKMLVDGQALVKLQELQRDADANRNIYEQFLSRFKTTNEQRQLQASQTKIASVAIPPLRSTRPPLALLLAALAIGSLLTSTAAVAVTTSLSADKPESVQASASREAEEAPGPQVSPSAAAARPAEAMPRLPVWARIPELAPGAGINTVWQRPVSASAELDLGPHLRPLLERIDRLPVRGCKVALVLSVGKSAGGNTVARSLNRAAVNLGMMSVLIRLQAEFAGAQPPVTEWQDGSTTAGLQSIDELLSAGRKGDARPEDDIRSEFDLIVVHAGNLALQPDAIALAAHADLIVLVARAGELGSSAMRRVTAALSRYAAVPTGLVVNHVPAGSMAPQPDGGALGLAV; the protein is encoded by the coding sequence ATGGCGTTCGGTAGCCGGCCATCTCCGCGAAGCATCGCCCCGACGGAGCAAGCGGCTTCGTGGGAAGCGCCGCGGGCTGCGAAGGCGAAGCCTGACGGCGCCGCGCCGGACCTGACCAAGGGATCGCTGACCGTCTCCGGCACGCTGTCCTTCCTGCGCGAGAATGGCCGGCGCATTCTGACGCTGGCCCTGGCGCTGTTCGCCCTCGGCGTCGTCGCTCTGATGATCCTTCCGGTCCGCTATGCCGCGACGGCGCTGGTCGTGCTCGATCCGCGCGAGCTGCGCGTGACCTCGGATCAGGACGTGCTGCCCGGCATCGGCCAGGATGCCGCGGCGCTGCAGAGCCAGATCGAGATCGCCAAGTCCGACGGCTTCCTCCGTCCATTGATCGAGCAGCTCAAGATCGCGGACGACGAGGACGTCGCGGGCGGCTATACCGACATGACGCGCCTGCTCGAGAAATTCCGCAACCGCCTCGAGATCACCCGGCGCGGGCTCACCTACGTCATTGCGATTTCCTTCACCTCGAACCGGCCGGATCGCGCGGCTTACTATGCCAATGCCATCGCCGAGGCCTTCGTCGCCAGCCAGGGCCGCGTCCGCACCGAGGCGACGGACGAGGCGGCCGGCTGGCTCCAGGACCGGCTGAAGACGCTGAGCGAGCGCCTGCGCGCCTCGGAAGACGCCGTCGCCGCCTTCCGGCTCGAGCACAACATCGTCAATGCCGGCAAGGAATCCACCACGCAGCAATTGCGGGTGACCGACCTGACCCAGCAGGTCTCCGCCGCCCGCGCGCGCACCGAGGAGGCCAAGGCGCGCTACGAGCAGGTGCAACGCGACGTCAAGGCCAATGTCGAAGGGCCGGTGAAGCAGGATCTCCTCAGCATGCTGCGCGCGCAGCGCTCGGCCCTGAACGACCAGATCGCGCAGAAGAAGGCGGTCTATGGCGACCGCCATCCCGACCTTGCGATCTCCTACAGCCAGCTGGCGGACATCAACCGGCAGATCGAGATCGAGCGGAAGAAGAACATCGACACGGCCAAGTCCGAATACGAGGCCCAGCTGGAGCAGCAGAACGCGCTGGAAAAGCAACTCAAGGCGGTCGAGACCAAGATGCTGGTCGACGGCCAGGCGCTGGTGAAGCTGCAGGAGCTGCAGCGCGACGCCGATGCCAACCGCAACATCTACGAGCAGTTCCTGTCGCGGTTCAAGACCACCAATGAGCAGCGTCAGCTGCAGGCCTCGCAAACCAAGATCGCCTCGGTTGCGATTCCGCCGTTGCGCTCGACGCGTCCGCCGCTCGCCTTGCTGCTTGCGGCGCTGGCGATCGGCTCGCTGCTGACCTCGACCGCCGCCGTTGCGGTGACGACGAGCCTGTCCGCCGACAAGCCCGAATCCGTTCAGGCCTCTGCCTCACGTGAAGCGGAGGAGGCGCCCGGCCCGCAAGTTTCCCCTTCGGCCGCCGCTGCGCGCCCAGCCGAGGCGATGCCCCGCCTTCCTGTCTGGGCGCGCATCCCCGAGCTGGCGCCAGGCGCCGGAATCAACACGGTCTGGCAGAGACCGGTCAGCGCGTCGGCCGAGCTCGATCTCGGCCCTCATCTGCGGCCACTGCTCGAACGCATCGACCGTCTGCCGGTGCGCGGCTGCAAGGTCGCGCTGGTCTTGTCGGTCGGCAAGAGCGCCGGTGGCAACACCGTGGCGCGCTCGCTCAATCGCGCCGCCGTGAACCTGGGCATGATGAGCGTGCTGATCCGCCTCCAGGCGGAATTTGCAGGCGCCCAGCCGCCCGTGACCGAATGGCAGGACGGCTCGACCACGGCGGGACTTCAGTCGATCGACGAGCTGCTCAGTGCCGGGCGGAAGGGCGATGCGCGGCCCGAGGACGATATCCGCTCGGAGTTCGACCTGATCGTCGTCCACGCCGGCAATCTCGCCTTGCAGCCCGACGCCATTGCCCTGGCCGCCCACGCCGACCTGATCGTCCTGGTGGCGCGCGCCGGCGAGCTTGGTTCGTCCGCGATGCGCAGGGTGACCGCGGCGCTGTCGAGATACGCGGCCGTGCCAACCGGCCTCGTCGTCAATCACGTGCCCGCCGGTTCAATGGCACCTCAGCCCGACGGTGGCGCTCTGGGCCTTGCGGTGTGA
- a CDS encoding glycoside hydrolase family 5 protein: MTALRRRLLAAAMLVSIAAGRPVFAEDCVPLPSTVSPERLAALSRGFNADGWINAAPPSRALLQQLRKAGMSHVRLPVPAERVMPRFAATDERAETLRVLDSALKQLTSLGYASSVDLHPGERFNRLHKDDPDAAMGEMQEAWRALAEVIRSHPADRIFAELLNEPDIEADRWQKEVEALAAFVRGLLPATTLIVGPVNWQRADSLPRFRPLADPDVVYAIHFYDPMVFSHQGHWDARDPLHDIMDLPYPINAGDPKVQALRQDLQARGAVKALAMLDTAIAAAKDKPGADRWLAPALAWQQQFSRPIIVNEFGVLKAGAPRQSRLRWLAEVTAYARAHCWGWAHWELAQGFGLVDARTGKPDPDVMRALLGAPGRLERSPAARGDR, from the coding sequence ATGACAGCCTTGCGCCGCCGTCTGCTGGCTGCGGCGATGCTGGTGTCGATCGCGGCCGGCCGGCCGGTGTTCGCCGAGGATTGCGTGCCCCTGCCGTCGACGGTTTCCCCCGAGCGGCTTGCCGCGCTCTCGCGCGGCTTCAACGCCGACGGCTGGATCAACGCTGCGCCGCCGAGCCGCGCGCTGCTGCAGCAGCTGCGCAAGGCCGGCATGAGCCATGTCCGCCTGCCGGTGCCGGCGGAGCGCGTGATGCCGCGCTTTGCCGCAACGGACGAGCGCGCGGAGACCCTGCGCGTGCTCGACAGCGCGTTGAAGCAGCTGACCTCGCTCGGCTATGCCAGCTCTGTCGATCTTCATCCGGGCGAGCGCTTCAATCGCCTGCACAAGGATGATCCGGATGCGGCGATGGGTGAGATGCAGGAGGCCTGGCGCGCGCTTGCAGAGGTCATTCGATCCCATCCTGCCGATCGAATCTTCGCCGAGCTGCTCAACGAGCCCGATATCGAAGCGGACAGATGGCAGAAGGAGGTCGAGGCGCTCGCCGCCTTCGTTCGCGGGTTGCTGCCTGCCACCACGCTCATCGTCGGTCCGGTCAACTGGCAGCGCGCGGACTCGCTGCCGCGGTTTCGTCCGCTGGCGGACCCTGACGTCGTCTACGCCATCCATTTCTACGATCCGATGGTGTTCAGCCATCAGGGCCACTGGGACGCGCGCGATCCGCTGCACGACATCATGGATCTGCCTTACCCGATCAATGCGGGCGATCCCAAGGTTCAGGCGCTTCGGCAGGATTTGCAGGCGAGGGGCGCGGTCAAGGCGCTCGCCATGCTCGATACCGCGATTGCCGCCGCCAAGGACAAGCCGGGGGCCGATCGCTGGCTCGCGCCCGCGCTCGCATGGCAGCAGCAATTTTCGCGGCCGATCATCGTCAACGAGTTCGGCGTGTTGAAAGCCGGCGCCCCCAGGCAGAGCCGGTTGCGCTGGCTGGCGGAGGTCACCGCCTATGCCCGCGCACATTGCTGGGGCTGGGCGCATTGGGAACTGGCGCAGGGCTTTGGTCTCGTCGATGCCAGAACCGGCAAGCCCGATCCCGACGTGATGCGGGCGCTGCTCGGCGCGCCCGGCCGGCTTGAAAGGTCTCCCGCCGCGCGCGGTGATCGTTAA
- a CDS encoding diguanylate cyclase — translation MPLLHVPTIYVLLLAVMVLLGALTLFAWLQNRAVRALAWWGGAVLVMAAALGLLCLRGVIPDVCSLDLAYAVLFTACALMLEGARCFEGRRTSPLLLLAGAAMWIVTCQIPAMYESATARVIIVSVALGFYSLGCAYVLWTGRAEPLLSRWPLIVLTALGGGLFLVRIPLHVAHPLAAVPVTRFEALQSFWFAIVSTFTVLFFIAINYLFLALTKERSELAHKRASMTDALTGLANRRAFLESGEQSLKSPANGTIAFLLFDLDLFKAINDTHGHATGDRVLRLFAQTLSANLPRGGVAGRLGGEEFAAIVSGPDRQAAIAVAERVRESFAAIARVVDDVVIAATVSVGLAHADSAPGGIEALCERADKALYTAKSLGRNRVESAVDELVPLVPVVSADRLIRSTEHARAATKRTAA, via the coding sequence ATGCCGCTGCTCCATGTCCCCACGATCTACGTGCTGCTGCTGGCAGTCATGGTGCTGCTCGGCGCGCTGACGCTTTTCGCGTGGCTGCAAAATCGCGCAGTTCGCGCTCTTGCCTGGTGGGGCGGCGCCGTGCTGGTCATGGCAGCCGCGCTCGGCCTGCTCTGCCTGCGCGGCGTGATCCCGGACGTCTGTTCGCTCGATCTCGCCTACGCCGTCCTGTTCACGGCCTGCGCTCTGATGCTGGAGGGGGCGCGCTGCTTCGAGGGGCGGCGGACGAGCCCGCTTCTCCTGCTCGCGGGCGCGGCGATGTGGATTGTGACCTGTCAGATCCCGGCAATGTACGAGTCCGCGACGGCGCGTGTCATCATCGTTTCGGTCGCCCTCGGCTTTTATTCGCTCGGCTGCGCCTACGTGCTGTGGACCGGCCGCGCCGAGCCGCTGCTGTCGCGCTGGCCGCTGATCGTGCTGACCGCGCTCGGCGGCGGCCTGTTTCTCGTGCGTATTCCGCTCCACGTGGCGCATCCGCTCGCCGCGGTGCCGGTCACGCGCTTCGAGGCGCTGCAATCGTTCTGGTTCGCGATCGTGAGCACGTTCACCGTGCTCTTCTTCATCGCCATCAACTATCTGTTTCTTGCGCTCACCAAGGAGCGGAGCGAGCTCGCGCACAAGCGCGCCTCGATGACGGACGCGCTGACCGGTCTCGCCAACCGCCGCGCCTTCCTGGAATCCGGCGAGCAGAGCCTGAAGTCACCTGCAAACGGGACGATCGCGTTCCTGCTGTTCGATCTCGACCTGTTCAAAGCGATCAACGACACCCATGGGCATGCGACGGGCGACCGGGTGCTGCGCTTGTTCGCACAGACGCTGTCCGCCAATCTGCCGCGAGGCGGCGTTGCGGGCCGGCTCGGCGGCGAGGAGTTCGCCGCGATCGTCAGCGGACCCGACCGGCAGGCGGCGATCGCGGTCGCCGAGCGCGTCCGCGAGAGCTTCGCGGCGATCGCGCGCGTCGTGGACGATGTCGTGATCGCAGCCACGGTCAGCGTCGGCCTCGCACATGCGGACAGCGCGCCCGGCGGCATCGAGGCGCTGTGCGAGCGCGCCGACAAGGCGCTCTACACGGCGAAGTCGCTCGGCCGCAATCGGGTCGAGAGCGCGGTGGACGAGCTCGTTCCGCTCGTGCCCGTCGTTTCTGCAGACCGTCTGATCCGGTCCACGGAGCATGCGCGAGCGGCAACAAAGCGGACGGCAGCCTGA